ATTTCATTCCTGGAACTCCGTTTAAGGCTCTTTCCAAAGGAATAACAACAGCCTTAACCATCAATTCACCGTTAGATCCAGGATAATCTGCGGTAACGTTCACCATTGGAGGTGAAATTGTAGGGAATTGTGTAATAGGTAAATTTAAAACCGACAACACCCCTAAAAAGACAATAATCAACGATATTACTATCGACAGAACAGGTCTTTGAATAAATTTATTAAACATTTTAATATTTTTTAAATGATTAAATTAAATGGAAATCAATACGCCATCAGTAAAATTTTAAGTACAGTATTTTACTGAATACTTCATTTATTCTGCTTTTAAGCGTAAATGATTGATTACTTCTTTAGGAGATTCGTAATCGAATTTAATTTTGTCGTTTTCTTTTACTTTCTGAACACCTTCAAGCAAGATCTTATCATTTTCTGTAAGACCGCTTTTGATTACATATAAATCAGGGATTTCGCCAGTAATAGTGATTTCTCTAGAACTTACTTTGTTGTCTTTTCCAACTACAAAAACATATTTTTTATCTTGAATTTCGTAAGTCGCTTTTTGCGGAATCACAATAGCATTTTTAAGAGGAACATTCATTTGAACTTGTCCTGTTTCGCCATTTCTAAGTAATTTTCCAGAATTAGGGAATCTTGCTCTAAAAGCAATGTTTCCGGTTTCGTTGTTGAATTCACTTTCGATTACCTCAACATTTCCTTTATCCTTAAAAATATCACCGTTAGCCAAAACTAAATTCACTTTGTTATCTGCACGATCTTTAATATTTGTTTCATAACTAATGTATTCTGGCTCAGAAACATTGAAATAAGCAAACATTTGACTGTTGTCTGAAAGACTTGTCAGCAATTCTCCCTCGTCAATTAAACTTCCAAGTTTTAAAGGAATACGGTCGATTGTTCCGTCAAACGGAGCTCTAATTTCTGTGAATGATAAATGAAGTTTTGCTAGCGCAACCTCAGCTTTTGCAGATTGCAATTTAGCCTGAGCCACACTTAATTCGTTTTTAGAAACGATATTTTTATCAGCCAGCAATTTTGAATTTTGCAATTCAATTTCTACTGATTTTTGTTCTGACTGCGCTTTTAATAATTCTGCCTGATACATGTTAGGCATAATTTTAAACAACAGCTGTCCTTTTTTTACAAACTGTCCTTCGTCAACATATATATTTTGTAAAAACCCTTTTTCTTGGGCGCGAAGTTCGATATTACGAACCGATTTTATTTGTGAAACGTATTCTTTTGTAAATGAAGTATCAATTCTTACCGGATTAGTAACGGTGAATTTTTCTACTTCTTCTTTTTCTTCTTTTTTAGATGTACAGCTCGTTAAGCACACCAAGGCCATTAAGCCTGTGAACACAATGATTTTTTTCATGATTTAGTTTGGAAATTAAGCGATTGAATGCTTTGGAATGAAAATTCCTTTTGGATGTTAAATGCATCAGTCAGCCTTAGCCCAGACCTTAACTTTATATAAGCAGAAGTAGAAAAAATATACAACAGCAAGATACGCAGAGATCAAAACTCAGGTAACCGATGTATACTTTAAAATCAAATTCTTAATACTCGTTGAGTAATATAGATAGGATTTGAATGCCCGAAAACAGGCGTAGAAATTTTTAAACGATTGGAATCATTCGCTGCAGACTGATCTGAAAGTGCCCGATACAAAGTGTCTACCAAACTATACGTAGCAGTAAAATACTTGCACGTAAGTAAATCAACATCATCACCTCCTACTAGATCTTCTTCTAGATCAACATCTACAGCATCTTCAATTATTGAAGTTCCACGATCTTGATTAGTAAACTTAACTCTATGTTTTTGCAGGTGATGGTGAGTATGAGCACCAAAAGTATTTGCATTCAAATATTGGCCTCCGCCAAACAGAAGCATATTCATGAATACTAAAAATACTATTAACTTTCTCATTTCGGTGCGAAAGTAGTAAAAGAATTAAAACAAAAAAAGAATTTTTAACAAGGTTTAACAGTTCCATAAAACGAAAACGTTTTCATTCTCTGAATATTTATTAATCACTTTACTTCAAAATTAAACCCTTTATTTACATCGCTAAAAATCAATAACTTAAACATTACAATTAAGTAATCAAAATTTCCATAATCGTAAATTCTTGTCCTGATTTTACAAAAGATTTAAAAGTATCTATCATTCCGAACTTCTCATAAAATGATTTTTTATTGGTTCTGGCATTGCACCATACTTTTTCTACACCTTTTTCTTTGGCAAATTCTAGAATATATTTTAAAAGATGAGATGCAATTCCTTTACCTTGATAATCTTCTAAAGTCGCTAATTTTCTAAACTGCATTTCTTTCTCTTCCATAAAACAAGAGACTATAGAAACCAATTTATCTTCTTCAAAAACTCCAAAATGAATTCCTAAATTATCTTCTTCAAGCTTTACAAACTCAAAAGGCTGGTCTGGCCACATTACTTCGTGTCGTATTTGCCAAGTATCGCTCGCGCTTATTGTTTTAACTTCCATTTTAAATATTAAATCTTCTCAAAATTAATTCATTTTGATTAATTGAAAAAAGCAAACGAGGAATCTTGATATAATTAATTATCAAAACTTTACAGAAAAATAAATCAGACAAATCATTCAATTATAATCTATTATGGTTATTTTTATAGTACCAAAATCAAATAAATTCCGTTATGAGAAAATTCCTTTTAGCAGCATTTTTATGTATTTGTGCCAATGGATTTGCACAATTAATACAAATCGGACCACAGTTTTCTACTAATATTACTTCTGTCAATGCCAAAAACTTCAGTTCCGATCATACGAATACAGGAATCGGATTTGCCGCATTTGGCCGAGTAAACCTTGCACTTTTTTATGCTCAAGGCGAATTCGGATATGGCCAAACTAATTTTAGCGTATACCAAAACGGCGTTGGAGAAACAGAATTTAAACTAGCAGGAACAGATGCTTCATTAATTGCAGGATTTAAAATTATTCCGCTTGGAAAACTTGGAAATGTGAGACTTTTTGTGGGATACAACTGGAAAAATTATTCAGACATAAGTACCAGCAATAATCTTAATTCTATTGCTATAGAAAAAAACAATCATAGCATTCTTGGAGGTGTCGGAGTTGATGTCTGGAGACTGACTTTTGATGTTAGATATCTTGCAGGACTTAGTGATATAGATGCGTCTAGCAGCGAAATTAAAACTGGAGTTACTAATCTCTCCATTGGATTTAAATTTCTATAAAACTCCTAATAAAAAAGGGAATCGATCGATTCCCTTTTCTATAATTCACTTACATTTTAACGTAATAATTTTCCTCATTATCCCTTTCTATCTTTTTTATTCCCTCTTCTGTTTTAACAGCTACATTAACAACATGCAATACGTCTGACTTTTCATTAAGACTACAGTTCCAAACTGTTCCATCAGAAAGAATAATTTCTGAAAATAATGAGACCATGCTTTTTGCATCATTATAAACTAAATTTTCAGTTCTTACAAGTTTCTTTACTTTTGTTTTTTTGTCAACCTCATAAAATAAGATCTCATTTTCTTTAATTTCGACCAATTCGTCAAAAGTAGATTGATTGGCTGTAACTGCTGTTGTCGAGGACCAAATTGGCTGATTTCCTGTTTTTTTCCAAGTTCCAATTGCTTGATTTAAAATTTCTTTTCTTAAAAGTTCACGTAAGGTGTCTACCTTTTTAGTAGCTTCTTTTCCGATTTCATTTTCAGGTTTAATCTTTGCTGCTAAAGAAAATAAATCAATAGCTTTTACAAAATCGGCTTTTTTGTAGTAAGAATTAGCCAATTCATATTTGTTTTTTTGAAATGCAGTCTTTTGATCGTTCTGCGCAAAAAACTGAAGGCTGCTTAGCAAAACAACCAGAACAAAAGTATTCTTCATTAGATTTGGTGGTATTTTTAGTATTGGGCAAACGTAATATTTTTCGGAGAAATATTTAAACTATTTTCTATAATTTGAATATTTTTAATTATTTTAAACAAAAAACATCACTTTGCCAAAACAAAGTGATGTTTTAATTTATTTACTTAAATTTAATTCAATTATTTAACACTTAAGACATTATTCTCTGGTGTTGCATCCATAAAAATCCCACCATCTAGCTCAATTTTTTCGATTTTTTTTGCACTTTTCAAAATTATTCTAGCTGTTTTTTGATTTTTCTCCCAAATCGCTGGCGTTTGATGCAAAGTTGTTTTTGACTTGTCAGCGTAAGTAATTACAACATCAAAAGGAATTGCAAAACCTCCAATGTTTTCTATTGTTATGGTTTTCTTATCGGCAGAAAGACCCTTTACGGCAATATCGATAAAATTGTTAGTAAAGAACCAATTGTTAAAAAACCAATTTAAATTCTTTCCCGTTGCTGTATTAAATGAATTAAAATAATCCCACGGAATAGGATGTTTTCCGTTCCAAGTATCCATATAAAAATGAAGCGCTTTTTTGAACAATTCATCTCCTAACATATCTTTTAAAGCCAAATAAGAAAGAGAAGCTTTACCATAAGAATTGTTTCCATACCCTGCACCAGAAACTTGTGTAGACATTGTTATAATTGGCTGATCTTGTTCTGAAGATCGATCGCTTATATAATGTTTTACTCTAAATTCTTTATAAAACTTATCTGCAGCCTCTTTACCATGTTCAGCAGTTCCAATTAAATATTCAAAAGTTGTTGCCCAACCTTCGTCCATAAAGGCATAACGCGTTTCATTGATTCCCATATAAAAAGGAAAATAAGTATGCGCTACTTCGTGATCTTGTACCAACTGTGCAAAAATAGGATCTCCCATTTCTGAATCGTTACACATCATTGGATATTCCATATCGGCAAAACCTTGGAAAGCCGTCATTTTAGAAAATGGATACGGAACTCCTGGCCAATTGTTAGAAAACCAATCTAAAGCATATTGATTGTTTTTTACCGAATTCACAAAATCGGTTCCTTTAACATTATAAGCCGCCTGAACGCTCGCACGACGATTTGTTTTCTTATCTACTACAACACTACTAGCGTCCCATAAATAATGGTCACTTAAACCAAAGCAAACATCAGTTATGTTTTTAGCTTCAAATTTCCAGACATTCCAATCGTATTGTTTCGTTACGATTCCGCTTTTCATTTCCTGCTCGTTTGCAATATGCAGAATTTCATCTGTTGTGTATGATTTTTTTAAGCGTGAAGCAAATTCAGGCTGCAAAACCTCATCTGGATTTAATAAATCTCCAGTTGCATACACCACGTAGTTTTTTGGTGCTTTTACAGAAAAAACATAATCGTTGAAGTCATTGTAAAATTCTTGACGATCTGTATGCGGTAATCTATCCCACCCATTATAATCGTCAAAAACTGAAACACGAGGATAACTATACGCTACAAAAAATGTCGTTTCGTCAATCTGGCCTTCTCTGCCGCTTTCTTTAGACAAAGGATAATTCCATTGAATATTTATAGTGGTCTTTGAATTTGGTAAAATTGGTTTTTGCAATTTTACAGTTCCAACAGTTCCCCAGTTTTTAGCGTCTTCTTTATACACTTCATTTTCTACTTTCAATGAAGCAATCGTTAATCCATCGCTTAAAAAATCGTTACTTACTTCACCTCCTCTTGGAGAAGAAGGCTTATGAAGGTTGTTTACAAAACGAATAACTAAGTTTCTTAAAGTATCCTTGCTATTGTTTTCGTAAATAATGGTTTCAGTTCCGCTAACCAATCTTGTTTTCGGATCAACTGAAATTTCCATATTATATTTTCCACGGTTCTGCCAATAGTTAACGCCTGGTTTTCCGTCTTTAGAACGTGTTCCGTTTTCATAGGCTTTTTTTATATTTCGTGGCATGTAAAGCTCTTGAGCAATAGTATCTTGGGCAAAAAGAACGAATGCTATTAATGCAAATTGCAAAAATCTCTTTTTCATAAATAATTCTTAGGTCTTTAAATTGTTTGATATATAAGACTGCTGTTTTAAAACAATGTTACAAATTTAATTATTAATTGTTAATGGTGAGATGTGAAATGCTAGATGTTAGATGTAAAAAAACTGCTCTAACATTTTACATTTTACAAAAAAAAGAAAAACCGTCTATCCCTAAAAGGAATAGACGGCATCTACAATTAATATATAACCTTGATGACTACAAAATATAATCCGTATTAATAAAATTCGATTCTTTGCTGTTAAGCAATTCCTGCAGAATCTCATTATTATAATCGATATCTTTTGAAGCTACAAACGTACGAATTGAGAAAGAACGCAAAGCATCTGGAATACTCAAAGTTCCTACAGCAGAATCTTTTCTTCCTGTGAAAGGAAAAGCATCTGGCCCTCTTTGGCAAGAACTGTTGAGGTTTACTCTACAAACTAAGTTGACTAAAGCATCAATTAGCGGTGCAAGAGTTTTTATATCTTTACCAAACAAACTTACTTGCTGTCCGTAATTTGATTCTGCCATATCATTTAAAGGTTCTTTAATGTCTTTAAACGAAAGCACAGGAACAACTGGTCCGAACTGTTCTTCGTGATAAACACGCATTTCTTTATTTACTGGATATAGAACCGCAGGAAAAATATAATTATCTGTATGTTTTCCTCCTTTTTCATTTAAAACTTTAGCTCCTTTATGAAGAGCGTCATCAATTAAACCTTGGATATATTTTGGTTTGTCAGTTTCTGGAAGCGGCGTTAGAGCAACTCCCTTTTCCCACGGATTTCCAAAAAGTAAACTGTCTACTTTTTCAGAAAAACGTTTATTGAATTCTTCAGCAATTGATTCGTGAACATATAACACTTTCAAAGCAGTACAACGTTGTCCGTTAAAAGACAAACTTCCTGTAATACATTCTTGAATAGCCAAATCTAAATCGGCATCTGGAAGAATGATTGCTGGATTTTTGGCTTCTAAGCCTAAAATTAAACGCAATCTGTTTTTGTTCGGATGCTGATCTTGCAGAGCAATTGCCGATTTACTGTTTCCTATTAAGGCTAAAACGTCGATTTTTCCAGATTTCATAATTGGAGAAGCCACTTCGCGTCCTCTTCCGTAAACGATATTGATAACACCTTTTGGAAAACTGCTTCTAAATGCTTCCAATAATGGCGAAATACACAAAACACCGTGTTTAGCCGGTTTGAAGATTACAGTGTTACCCATAATCAAGGCAGGAATCAACAATGAGAAAGTTTCATTCAACGGATAATTGTAGGGTCCAAGACATAAAACTACTCCAAGAGGCCCACGTCGAATCATAGCGTTTACACCTTGCACTTTTTCAAAGTGCGAACTGCGTCCGTTTAATTCTTTGTAGCTGGCAATAGTATCGTAAATATATTCTACTGTTCTATCAAATTCTTTTTGTGAATCTCCTAATGATTTTCCAATTTCCCACATTAAGTATTTCACTACTTCTTCGCGGGTTTCTTTCATTTGTTTCACAAATTTTTCCATGCATTTAATACGATCTACTACTTTCATAGTTGGCCATAAACCTTGTCCCATATCGTATGCATTGGTAGCAGCTTCGACAACTTCTGCTGCTTCTTTTTCTCCCATAAAAGGAATAGATCCTAATAAAGTCGGCGAATATTTTTCAGTTGAAGAAATAGTAGAAAACACAGGTGTGGTTTGCCCTGTCCATTGTTTCAATTCTCCATTTACAAGATAGGTATCTTGATTTATCAGACTATTAATCTGATATTCTTCTGGTATAAAACTCATAATTTGGTTTGTTTAATGGTCTGGTAATTCTATTTTCAAAAGAAAAAAGAGGCTTTTTAATTGCCTCTTCTTCTTTTATGGTTGTACTGTTTCGCCTTCCCAATCTAGGATTCCTCCAAGTAGATTGTAGGCGTTTTCGATACCCAACTCGTTCATAATCTGGCATGCTTTTGCGCTTCTAGCCCCAGAACGACAGTATACGTAATAGTTTTTATTTTTGTCTAATTCTTCAATCTCATAAATAAAAGCCTGCCCTTTATTGATATCAATATTTAGAGCATTCTCAATATAGCCATCATTAAATTCGTCCTCAGTTCTTACGTCAAGTATAACTGCATTTTCGTCAGCTTCTAACTGAGCAACCCAATCTTCTTGTGATAAATTCATAATAAAATGTGTTTTTGTAAAATTACGACGTTTCTCTATATAAAAAACGTACCAAATGCGATTTCGATTATTATTCTCAGAAAACGTTTTAGAGAAAGTATTATAATCAGTGAATTACAAATTTAGTTACTATTTTTAAAAATTCAGCCTACAAAATCGATAGAAAATAGGATTTTTTCATTTACATAAAATTAATCTTAAATCTAGTTTTATGATAATTATTCCCATTCCAAACCCTTATCTTTGCAAACAATCACGTATTTTAATTCGATTTTAACAAAAACTAATTCAAGTTAATCAACATCTTTTGGTTTGAGTTAATTCGAAAAAATGAGCATCTCGATTACGCTCGATGTGACAAAAATCATTAAAACAATGCAACATTCATTAAAAACCATTTTTCCTAATTTCTCCAACGAGCTTATCGCTACAATAGAAGAAAATGGAAGTCTTCAAGATTTTAAATCCGGAACCATTTTAATGCGTACTGGGCAATACATCAAGAATACTGTTTTGATCATTAAAGGAAAAATCAAAATTTATCGCGAAGGCGAAGACGGTGGAGAGTTTTTAATGTACTACCTGCAGCCCGGACAAGCTTGTGCGATATCAATGATTTGTACAGCAAAAAGCGAAAAAAGTCAGATTATGGCAAAAGTAGTCGAAGATGTAACCGTGATGATGATTCCGTTGCAATTAATGGACAAATGGATGATGGAACATAGAAGCTGGTACGAATTTGTAATTGAAACCTACCGAAGCCGTTTTGAAGAAGTTCTCGAAGTGGTTGACAATATTGCTTTCCGTTCTATGGATGAAAGATTAGAATTCTACTTAAAAAGACATTCTGATGCCTGCGGATGTTCTGAAGTAAATTTATCGCATCAGGAAATCGCAACCGAATTAAATACGTCGCGCGAAGTCGTTTCGAGATTACTCAAAAAAATGGAACAGCGTGGTCTGGTCAAACTCAACCGAAACCAGATTGAGTTATTGAAATAATTTTTTTCTGCCACAAATTTCACCTTCTGTGATAAATGTTACTGTAAGATTCTAATTTCCGAGGCAACTTTGCATTAAAACAAATGCAATGGAATATTTAGGATTTTTTGCCTCAATCATAATCGGAATTTCGCTTGGCCTAATTGGCGGCGGAGGCTCTATTCTCACTATTCCTATTCTAGTTTATTTATTTAAAGTAAATCCAGATCAAGCCACTTCTTATTCTTTATTTATTGTCGGATTAACCGCTTTATTTGGAAGTTACAGCCATTATAAAATGGGAAATCTAAAACTGAAATCGGCTTTGTACTTTGCTGTTCCTTCAGTTATTTCGATTCTAATAATCCGTGAAGTGATATTTCCGCAAATTGCATCGACTTTGTTTTCTGTTGCTTCCTATACTGTTTCAAAAGATTTTCTCATTATGATCATCTTTTCCATACTAATGATAACGGCTGCAATTTCGATGATTAAAAAAAATCAGCCCGAAATAAAATCAGCAGATACTAATTATTCGCAATTGAGTTTTATAGGCTTTTTGGTCGGAATCGTAACGGGATTTCTAGGCGCTGGCGGCGGATTCTTAATTATTCCTGCCCTGCTTTTTTTCGCCAATCTTCCCATGAAACAAGCCGTTGGAACTTCATTATTAATCATCACTATTAATTCATCAATAGGTTTTGCTGGCGATCTATACATTGGTACACCAATAAATTACACGTTTTTATTAAGCGTTTCTGCAATGGCCTTAATCGGAATGTTTATTGGAAGCCAGCTTTCTAAAAAAATAGATGGCACAAAATTAAAACCTCTTTTTGGGTGGTTTGTGCTCGTAATGGGATTTTATATCATTGCCAAGGAAGTTTTATTCTAAAAGCAATTTCAACACTTTATTTAGTTTCACTTGTAGAGTAATCTTTGTCAAAGTTTAAAACTTTGACAAAGATGAAACTAAAACCTTCAAATTTCTCCAAATTTATCTTTATATCTCTCAAGCTCGATTTCAGTTCGATTAAGCAGTTTTTCAAGCAATTGAATTTTATCTTCATAAAGCTCCTTTAAAACTGAAGTATTATCGGCATTTATTAAAATACTTCCGTTATTATTTCCTGTTATTTTATTGAAACTGTTGAAATATTTATCGTAATCAAAACTAATTATATCCTCTACGCTGACATCCAAAATTTTTCCTATTTCAACTAGTTTTTCGTAACTTAGAGAAGTCTTTCCTTTTTCAATTTTACTATAACCAGCTTGGGTTACACCTAATCTTTCTGCCATGTATTCCTGAGTATAATTTTTTAACTCTCTAATATTTTTAATTTTACTTTTAATTGTTGTGGCCATGTTATTTCTGATTTGTGGTCATGTATAGTCAAAACAGCCAGCCGTTAGGATGTAACGGCACGACTATACTATTATTTTTATTGGAAAACCTTAAAACTACTTCATAATTAAAGACTTATGTCGCAGCGTTTTGTTAATTTTTTCTTTGTGTAATGATAAAATAACCATACATCAAAGCTGCCATTATGAAAATGCAATCATAATGGGAAATGTTGAATACAAACATCTCTGATTTTTTAAGCAGTTCTTTTTACACTTCTTTCAAACTGAAGATCTAAGTAAGAATCTATCTGCTTGCCCACCAATATGCGATCTTTGGTGGCAATTTTAGTCCTTATTTCGTTCTGATAAATATCTTTTACAAAAACAAAATAAACAAATTCGGCCTTGCTTCCGAATCTAATAGCTATAATAAACGAATAGCACAAAATTGCAGGAATAATGTAATACAAGTCCATTAAGTTGGAAAATAGCATGCAATAATATGTTGCAGCAGTTACGGCTAAAAAAGCACCGTTTTCAAGAAAATATTTTTTCTTTTTTTTAAGCAGTCCAATTTCTTTAATTTCATCAAACTGATACTGCCAATTCTTAGATTTGTAACGAAATCTAACCTTGTCGGAAAAAATTGTTAAAGGCATAATAATTTAGTAGGTAAAAATAGATTTAAGCTTCTAGTGAAAAATCAATTTCTAAAAATCCTTAGGGGGAAAAAATTCTTAGATACGCAATATTAAGCATTAACACTTTTTTTTTCTTACAATTAACATTATAGAATATAACTATCGGTTGTAATTAAATCTTTCGTAAAAGTTATCTTATGTTTTATTTCAAAAAAAATATCAAAGCAAGAAGATTCTTTTGGGCGTTGCCTCCGGCCGGGCTATCCGCTTGTATCTTTTCCTTGTTAAAGAAACAAGAAAAAGGATACCGCTCCTATCCCTAACGCACACTCGGGTAAAATGACATTTTCAGTTTTAAATTTCAATGAATTATCTCCAGTTTTAACTGGAGGTAAACAAATGTAGACAAAAAAGGCTTTAGCCAAACTTTACTTGTTTGGCTAAAGCCCAATTCATATTAAAACAAAAAATCTCCAGTTAAAACTGGAGGCAATTTATTCTATATTGAAATCAAAATTCGTGTAATTAAACAGTTGTAAAATTCAGAATTCATCTATATCAAAATGAAAATTCGTGAATTCGTGGCAAAAAACTCAATGCTCTCCATACCCTATATCATCCATTTTCCCACTAAAAACACGATACTGAATAATAAAGTAAATAATCACGAGAAACAAAGCGACAAAAAACCAACTCAATCCAGCATTCAATCCGTATTCGTGAGCGGCCGTATTGTAAATTGTCAATGACGGATTTACTTTATTTGTTGAAGGCAAAACATTCGGAAAAATTGAAACGGCTGTAGAAGCAAATCCGCCTAATAAAAATAAGGTTGAAAAAACAAATCCTTGACCGTCTTTTTTGAAAGAACGAACTTTGAATAATCCGGCAATTCCAACAAAAGTCATTACAGGAAAAAACCAAAGAATCGGATTTTCAACGAAATTATGAAATGGTTTTGGTTCGATAAAATGCCAAATTCCTAAAGAAATAAAGACCAAAATCAGTAAAACAAAATTCAGTTTAAAAACTACATTTTTCAATTTCGGATTCAAAGCTGAATTTGTTTTATAAATAATCCAGTTTGCACCATGAATAGTCAAAGCAACAACGCTCACAACTCCTAAAAAAAGTGTAAACCAGTCGATAATTCCCAATTCATTTGCTTGCGGACTAAAAGTCGGATTCCATAAAGGCAAAAAGAAAAAATGCGCTTCTTGCGTAGAAACTCCATTTTGCACCATTCCGAGATTCACTCCTCGAACAATATTTCCTAAAGCAATTCCGAAGAAAAGAGCCAAAAGCAGACTCGCAATTCCAAAAGCTTTATCCCAAATTGCTTCCCACATATGGTTATGAATTTGTCCGCGCATTTCTAATCCGATTGCACGAAAAATCAAGAGCCATAAAATCATAATCAGAGGCAGATAAAATCCGCTAAAAGAAGATGCATATAGAGTTGGAAAAGCAAAAAACAAAACGCCTCCTGCTGCAATCAGCCAAACTTCATTGGCATCCCAAAACGGACCAATGGCGCTGGTTATCGCCTTTTTATCTTTCTCTGTATCAGCAAAAAATAAATGAATAATTCCTGCTCCAAAATCGTAACCGTCCAAAACCAGATAAACGGCCA
The Flavobacterium humidisoli DNA segment above includes these coding regions:
- a CDS encoding efflux RND transporter periplasmic adaptor subunit, whose amino-acid sequence is MKKIIVFTGLMALVCLTSCTSKKEEKEEVEKFTVTNPVRIDTSFTKEYVSQIKSVRNIELRAQEKGFLQNIYVDEGQFVKKGQLLFKIMPNMYQAELLKAQSEQKSVEIELQNSKLLADKNIVSKNELSVAQAKLQSAKAEVALAKLHLSFTEIRAPFDGTIDRIPLKLGSLIDEGELLTSLSDNSQMFAYFNVSEPEYISYETNIKDRADNKVNLVLANGDIFKDKGNVEVIESEFNNETGNIAFRARFPNSGKLLRNGETGQVQMNVPLKNAIVIPQKATYEIQDKKYVFVVGKDNKVSSREITITGEIPDLYVIKSGLTENDKILLEGVQKVKENDKIKFDYESPKEVINHLRLKAE
- a CDS encoding GNAT family N-acetyltransferase is translated as MEVKTISASDTWQIRHEVMWPDQPFEFVKLEEDNLGIHFGVFEEDKLVSIVSCFMEEKEMQFRKLATLEDYQGKGIASHLLKYILEFAKEKGVEKVWCNARTNKKSFYEKFGMIDTFKSFVKSGQEFTIMEILIT
- a CDS encoding PorT family protein, with protein sequence MRKFLLAAFLCICANGFAQLIQIGPQFSTNITSVNAKNFSSDHTNTGIGFAAFGRVNLALFYAQGEFGYGQTNFSVYQNGVGETEFKLAGTDASLIAGFKIIPLGKLGNVRLFVGYNWKNYSDISTSNNLNSIAIEKNNHSILGGVGVDVWRLTFDVRYLAGLSDIDASSSEIKTGVTNLSIGFKFL
- a CDS encoding M1 family metallopeptidase: MKKRFLQFALIAFVLFAQDTIAQELYMPRNIKKAYENGTRSKDGKPGVNYWQNRGKYNMEISVDPKTRLVSGTETIIYENNSKDTLRNLVIRFVNNLHKPSSPRGGEVSNDFLSDGLTIASLKVENEVYKEDAKNWGTVGTVKLQKPILPNSKTTINIQWNYPLSKESGREGQIDETTFFVAYSYPRVSVFDDYNGWDRLPHTDRQEFYNDFNDYVFSVKAPKNYVVYATGDLLNPDEVLQPEFASRLKKSYTTDEILHIANEQEMKSGIVTKQYDWNVWKFEAKNITDVCFGLSDHYLWDASSVVVDKKTNRRASVQAAYNVKGTDFVNSVKNNQYALDWFSNNWPGVPYPFSKMTAFQGFADMEYPMMCNDSEMGDPIFAQLVQDHEVAHTYFPFYMGINETRYAFMDEGWATTFEYLIGTAEHGKEAADKFYKEFRVKHYISDRSSEQDQPIITMSTQVSGAGYGNNSYGKASLSYLALKDMLGDELFKKALHFYMDTWNGKHPIPWDYFNSFNTATGKNLNWFFNNWFFTNNFIDIAVKGLSADKKTITIENIGGFAIPFDVVITYADKSKTTLHQTPAIWEKNQKTARIILKSAKKIEKIELDGGIFMDATPENNVLSVK
- a CDS encoding NADP-dependent glyceraldehyde-3-phosphate dehydrogenase → MSFIPEEYQINSLINQDTYLVNGELKQWTGQTTPVFSTISSTEKYSPTLLGSIPFMGEKEAAEVVEAATNAYDMGQGLWPTMKVVDRIKCMEKFVKQMKETREEVVKYLMWEIGKSLGDSQKEFDRTVEYIYDTIASYKELNGRSSHFEKVQGVNAMIRRGPLGVVLCLGPYNYPLNETFSLLIPALIMGNTVIFKPAKHGVLCISPLLEAFRSSFPKGVINIVYGRGREVASPIMKSGKIDVLALIGNSKSAIALQDQHPNKNRLRLILGLEAKNPAIILPDADLDLAIQECITGSLSFNGQRCTALKVLYVHESIAEEFNKRFSEKVDSLLFGNPWEKGVALTPLPETDKPKYIQGLIDDALHKGAKVLNEKGGKHTDNYIFPAVLYPVNKEMRVYHEEQFGPVVPVLSFKDIKEPLNDMAESNYGQQVSLFGKDIKTLAPLIDALVNLVCRVNLNSSCQRGPDAFPFTGRKDSAVGTLSIPDALRSFSIRTFVASKDIDYNNEILQELLNSKESNFINTDYIL
- a CDS encoding rhodanese-like domain-containing protein, with the protein product MNLSQEDWVAQLEADENAVILDVRTEDEFNDGYIENALNIDINKGQAFIYEIEELDKNKNYYVYCRSGARSAKACQIMNELGIENAYNLLGGILDWEGETVQP
- a CDS encoding Crp/Fnr family transcriptional regulator, which translates into the protein MQHSLKTIFPNFSNELIATIEENGSLQDFKSGTILMRTGQYIKNTVLIIKGKIKIYREGEDGGEFLMYYLQPGQACAISMICTAKSEKSQIMAKVVEDVTVMMIPLQLMDKWMMEHRSWYEFVIETYRSRFEEVLEVVDNIAFRSMDERLEFYLKRHSDACGCSEVNLSHQEIATELNTSREVVSRLLKKMEQRGLVKLNRNQIELLK
- a CDS encoding sulfite exporter TauE/SafE family protein is translated as MEYLGFFASIIIGISLGLIGGGGSILTIPILVYLFKVNPDQATSYSLFIVGLTALFGSYSHYKMGNLKLKSALYFAVPSVISILIIREVIFPQIASTLFSVASYTVSKDFLIMIIFSILMITAAISMIKKNQPEIKSADTNYSQLSFIGFLVGIVTGFLGAGGGFLIIPALLFFANLPMKQAVGTSLLIITINSSIGFAGDLYIGTPINYTFLLSVSAMALIGMFIGSQLSKKIDGTKLKPLFGWFVLVMGFYIIAKEVLF
- a CDS encoding helix-turn-helix transcriptional regulator produces the protein MATTIKSKIKNIRELKNYTQEYMAERLGVTQAGYSKIEKGKTSLSYEKLVEIGKILDVSVEDIISFDYDKYFNSFNKITGNNNGSILINADNTSVLKELYEDKIQLLEKLLNRTEIELERYKDKFGEI